One part of the Malus sylvestris chromosome 2, drMalSylv7.2, whole genome shotgun sequence genome encodes these proteins:
- the LOC126594728 gene encoding aldehyde dehydrogenase family 2 member C4-like produces the protein MGSDFNGSSASFVKIPAIKFTQLFINGGFVDSVSGKTFETIDPRTGEAITRVAEGDKEDVDLAVKAARAAFDHGTWRRLPGAERGRIMMKLADLIDQYLEELAILDTVDAGKLFSSCKTMDIPFVVETLRYYAGAADKIHGEVLKMSRNLQAYTLLEPIGVVGLIVPWNFPSALLFTKVSPALAAGCTMVTKPAEQTPLSALYCAHLAKLAGVPDGVFNVITGFGKTAGAAISHHMDIDKVSFTGSTEVGREVMQAAAKSNLKQVSLELGGKSPLVIFDDADINMAADLALLGILFNKGEICVASSRVYVQEGIYDEFVKKLQEKVKDWVVGDPFDPSVHQGPQVDKKQFDKILTYIEHGKNGGATLLTGGKPLGNKGYYIEPTIFTDVKDDMLIAQDEIFGPVMALMKFKTIEEAIQRANNTRYGLAAGIITNDLNVANTVSRSIRAGIIWINCYFECDRDCPGGGYKMSGFGRESGMQGLYEYLHTKSVVTPIYNSPWL, from the exons ATGGGGAGTGATTTCAACGGCAGCTCAGCTTCCTTCGTCAAGATTCCAGCAATAAAGTTTACTCAGCTGTTCATCAATGGAGGTTTCGTCGATTCCGTTTCTG GTAAAACATTTGAGACAATAGATCCAAGAACAGGGGAGGCGATAACAAGAGTTGCAGAAGGAGATAAGGAAGATGTTGACTTGGCTGTCAAGGCGGCGCGTGCTGCCTTCGACCATGGCACTTGGCGTCGCTTGCCTGGCGCC GAGAGGGGAAGGATAATGATGAAGCTTGCAGACTTAATTGACCAATATTTAGAAGAACTAGCTATCTTGGATACCGTTGATGCCGGGAAGTTGTTCAGCTCTTGCAAGACCATGGACATACCATTTGTAGTAGAAACACTACGTTATTATGCAGGTGCAGCTGACAAAATCCATGGAGAGGTGCTCAAGATGTCGCGCAACCTTCAAGCGTATACATTGCTTGAACCCATTGGTGTTGTGGGGCTCATTGTCCCCTGGAATTTCCCGAGCGCCCTGCTTTTCACAAAGGTCAGCCCTGCCTTAGCTGCTGGTTGTACCATGGTCACCAAACCTGCTGAGCAAACACCTCTATCTGCATTATACTGTGCTCATCTGGCTAAGTTG GCTGGTGTTCCTGACGGAGTGTTCAATGTCATAACTGGATTTGGAAAGACTGCTGGTGCTGCCATCAGCCATCATATGGACATTGACAAA GTCAGTTTTACTGGTTCCACCGAGGTAGGGCGTGAAGTAATGCAGGCTGCAGCAAAGAGCAATCTGAAACAAGTTTCACTTGAACTAGGAGGCAAATCACCCCTTGTGATTTTTGATGATGCTGATATAAATATGGCTGCTGATCTTGCTCTCTTGGGAATCCTTTTCAACAAG GGAGAAATTTGTGTGGCAAGTTCCCGTGTTTATGTTCAAGAAGGGATTTATGATGAATTTGTGAAGAAGTTACAAGAGAAGGTGAAAGATTGGGTAGTCGGGGATCCTTTTGATCCTAGTGTCCATCAAGGACCACAG GTTGATAAGAAGCAGTTTGATAAAATCCTAACCTACATTGAGCATGGTAAGAATGGAGGAGCCACTTTATTAACAGGGGGCAAGCCTTTGGGGAACAAGGGATATTACATTGAACCTACAATATTCACTGATGTCAAG GATGACATGCTTATAGCCCAAGATGAAATATTCGGACCAGTAATGGCTTTGATGAAGTTCAA GACAATCGAGGAGGCGATACAGAGAGCCAACAACACCAGATACGGCCTAGCAGCAGGGATCATAACCAATGACTTGAATGTGGCCAACACTGTCTCAAGGTCAATTCGTGCAGGCATTATTTGGATCAACTGCTACTTTGAATGCGATCGAGACTGCCCTGGTGGAGGGTATAAGATGAGTGGATTTGGAAGAGAATCTGGTATGCAGGGCCTCTATGAGTATCTCCATACCAAATCTGTTGTCACTCCCATTTATAACTCCCCCTGGCTCTAA
- the LOC126594702 gene encoding aldehyde dehydrogenase family 2 member C4-like isoform X1: MGSDFNGSSASFVKIPAIKFTQLFINGGFVDSVSGKTFETIDPRTGEVITRVAEGDKEDVDLAVKAARAAFDHGTWPRLPGAGRGRIMMKFADLIDQHVEELATLDTIDAGKLFSFGKTRDIPQVAEMVRYYAGAADKIHGEVLKMSRDLQAYTLLEPIGVVGLIVPWNFPSTLLFAKVSPALAAGCTMVIKPAEQTPLSALYYAHLAKLAGVPDGVFNVITGFGKTAGAAISHHMDIDKVSFTGSTEVGREVMQAAAKSNLKQVSLELGGKSPLVIFDDADINMAADLALLGILFNKGEICVASSRVYVQEGIYDEFVKKLQEKAKDWVVGDPFDPNVRQGPQVDKKQFDKILTYIEHGKNEGATLLTGGKPLGNKGYYIEPTIFTDVKDDMLIAQDEIFGPVMALMKFKTIEEAIQRANNTRYGLAAGIITKDLNVANTVSRSIRAGIIWINCYFAFDRDCPYGGYKMSGFGRDFGMQALYKYLHTKSVVTPIYNSPWL; the protein is encoded by the exons ATGGGGAGTGATTTCAACGGCAGCTCAGCTTCCTTCGTCAAGATTCCAGCAATAAAGTTTACTCAGCTGTTCATCAATGGAGGTTTCGTCGATTCCGTTTCAG GCAAAACATTTGAGACAATAGATCCAAGAACAGGGGAGGTGATAACAAGAGTTGCAGAAGGAGATAAGGAAGATGTTGACTTGGCTGTCAAGGCGGCGCGTGCTGCCTTCGACCATGGCACTTGGCCTCGCTTGCCTGGCGCC GGGAGGGGAAGGATAATGATGAAGTTTGCAGACTTAATTGACCAACATGTAGAAGAACTAGCTACCTTGGATACCATTGACGCTGGGAAGTTGTTCAGTTTTGGCAAGACCAGAGACATACCGCAGGTAGCAGAAATGGTACGTTATTATGCAGGTGCGGCTGACAAAATCCATGGAGAGGTGCTCAAAATGTCACGCGACCTTCAAGCATATACGTTGCTTGAACCCATTGGTGTTGTGGGGCTCATTGTTCCCTGGAATTTCCCGAGCACCCTGCTTTTCGCAAAGGTCAGCCCTGCGTTAGCTGCTGGTTGCACCATGGTCATCAAACCTGCTGAGCAAACACCTCTATCAGCATTATACTATGCTCATCTGGCTAAGTTG GCTGGTGTTCCTGACGGAGTGTTCAATGTCATAACTGGATTCGGAAAGACTGCTGGTGCTGCCATCAGCCATCATATGGACATTGACAAA GTCAGTTTTACTGGTTCCACCGAGGTAGGCCGTGAAGTAATGCAGGCTGCAGCAAAGAGCAATCTGAAACAAGTTTCGCTTGAACTAGGAGGCAAATCACCCCTTGTGATTTTTGATGATGCTGATATAAATATGGCTGCTGATCTTGCTCTCTTGGGAATCCTTTTCAACAAG GGAGAAATTTGTGTGGCAAGTTCCCGTGTTTATGTTCAAGAAGGGATTTATGATGAATTTGTGAAGAAGTTACAAGAGAAGGCAAAAGATTGGGTAGTCGGGGATCCTTTTGACCCTAATGTTCGTCAAGGACCACAG GTTGATAAGAAGCAGTTTGATAAAATCCTAACCTACATTGAGCATGGGAAGAATGAAGGAGCCACTTTATTAACTGGAGGCAAGCCCTTGGGGAACAAGGGATATTACATTGAGCCTACAATTTTCACTGATGTCAAG GATGATATGCTCATAGCCCAAGATGAAATATTTGGACCCGTAATGGCGCTGATGAAGTTCAA GACAATCGAGGAGGCAATACAGAGAGCCAACAACACCAGATACGGCCTAGCAGCAGGGATCATAACCAAGGACTTGAATGTGGCCAACACCGTCTCAAGGTCAATTCGTGCAGGCATTATTTGGATCAACTGCTACTTTGCATTCGATCGAGACTGCCCTTACGGAGGGTATAAGATGAGTGGATTTGGAAGAGACTTTGGTATGCAGGCCCTCTATAAATATCTCCATACCAAATCTGTTGTCACTCCCATTTATAACTCCCCCTGGCTCTAA
- the LOC126594773 gene encoding multiprotein-bridging factor 1c-like: protein MPSRKLRVIGQDWEVVLLQKKPNIARALRDPKVVNQAMRSGEPVQTIKKFDGGSNKKAAPVVSVKKLDEAAEPAALERVSTEVRQAIQKARLEKKMSQAELAKRMNERQQVVQEYENGKAVPNQAVLAKMERVLGVKLRGKVGK from the coding sequence ATGCCGAGCCGAAAACTAAGAGTCATAGGCCAGGACTGGGAGGTGGTGCTCCTCCAGAAGAAGCCCAATATTGCCCGTGCCCTCCGCGACCCGAAGGTGGTGAACCAGGCGATGCGGTCGGGCGAGCCGGTCCAGACCATCAAGAAATTCGACGGGGGCTCGAACAAGAAGGCGGCGCCGGTGGTCAGCGTTAAGAAGCTCGATGAGGCGGCCGAGCCGGCGGCGCTGGAGCGGGTCTCGACGGAGGTGCGACAGGCGATACAGAAGGCGCGgctggagaagaagatgagccaGGCGGAGCTTGCGAAGCGGATGAACGAGCGGCAACAGGTGGTGCAGGAGTACGAGAACGGGAAGGCGGTGCCGAACCAGGCGGTGCTGGCGAAGATGGAGAGGGTTCTGGGAGTCAAGCTCAGGGGCAAAGTTGGGAAATAG